One stretch of Manis pentadactyla isolate mManPen7 chromosome 10, mManPen7.hap1, whole genome shotgun sequence DNA includes these proteins:
- the CHTF18 gene encoding chromosome transmission fidelity protein 18 homolog isoform X1 produces the protein MEDRGRAAGGAGDDFLSQFAAELEVLAELEGTAAPYLPAGARPLPALHEAAAGGDAGAPRSPDGHPGTREGVATKRPLDPHVGPVGPLPPSTSTGDPGAGWGVGLRPCLPSSRVSPAPRVKRPRLEAVKRLNFGPEDSEEPLLPDSPPGGITPPLSPEAPHELWGDGLPDAGVTRASPATRGAVLRRPPVLEDYVSVTSTGGSRAFLVLGADPTGTGVQSPLLSFDVRWRCRGQLDLLGVSFASLKEQVDSERRQRLFEDAQRLSDTLNSLREEEAQPLRTPEGEPVDSQDASQHCLWVDTFAPRRYTELLSDDFTNRCLLKWLKLWDPVVFGRERPARKPRPSVEPAWVGKEATASSRWKSHQQALEDMLEAEPDPSQRPRQKVALLCGPPGLGKTTLAHVIARHAGYSVVEMNASDDRSPEAFRMRIEAATQMESVLGAGGTPNCLVIDEIDGAPMAAVNILLGILDRKGPQEAEPGGLAVPTGVGRRRWAEGVLLMRPIVCICNDPFVPSLRHLKQQAFLLHFPPTLPSRLLQRLQEQICLRQGMQADPGALAALCEKTHNDIRACVNTLQFLHGQGQRELSVQAVQTTHIGLKDQRKGLFSVWQEVFQLPRTQRQRGGPDPALLFPTFLLSGGPMGGGPRAAERPLTLTSQRLYRILYVAASAGEHEKVVQGLFDNFLRLRLRDSSLGTVCTALDWLAFDDMLGRAAHRGQSFQLLRYLPFLPAAFHLLFASSRTPRVVFPSSQQEAQSRTSRMQNLIQTLVSGIAPATRSWAAPQALVLDTLCLLLDILTPKLRPVSTQLFSAREKQQLASLVGTMLAYSLTYRQERTPDGLYVYRLEPNVEELCRFPELPTRKPLTYQAQQLIAHEIEMEKMRRAEARAVGSPQQVDEGPLGNEGLHGVAEEEGLQSPTLCSHKQRLERIVKRVGVEEQPERDFFGRVVVRRAATLSAEDATPEFDTAEQRMGTAVGRSDVWFRFKEGVSNAVRRGLYIRDLL, from the exons ATGGAGGACCGAGGGCGCGCGGCGGGCGGCGCCGGGGACGATTTCCTCAGCCAGTTCGCGGCCGAGCTCGAGGTGCTGGCCGAGCTGGAAG GGACGGCGGCCCCGTACCTCCCCGCGGGCGCTCGGCCCCTGCCGGCGCTCCACGAGGCCGCTGCTGGAGGGGACGCCGGCGCTCCCCGCTCTCCTGACGGACATCCGGGGACACGCGAGGGCGTAGCCACCAAAAGGCCGCTGGACCCCCACGTCGGGCCGGTCGGGCCCCTGCCCCCCAGTACTTCCACAGGGGACCCCGGCGCAGGGTGGGGTGTGGGGCTGCGGCCGTGCCTCCCTTCCTCCCGTGTCTCCCCAGCCCCCCGAGTCAAGCGGCCCAGGCTGGAGGCTGTCAAGAGGCTGAACTTTGGGCCTGAAGACTCGGAAGAGCCGCTCCTTCCCGACTCCCCCCCTGGGGGCATCACACCCCCGCTGAGTCCCGAGGCCCCCCACGAGCTGTGGGGTGACGG GCTCCCAGACGCGGGGGTCACACGGGCCTCCCCAGCCACCCGCGGTGCCGTTCTGAGGCGGCCCCCAGTCCTGGAGGACTATGTCAGCGTGACCTCCACGGGAGGCAGCCGGGCGTTTCTGGTGCTGGGGGCCGACCCCACGGGCACTGGGGTGCAG AGCCCTCTCCTTAGCTTTGACGTCCGGTGGCGCTGCCGTGGCCAGCTAGACCTGCTGGGTGTGTCCTTCGCCTCCCTCAAGGAGCAGGTGGACAGCGAG CGGCGGCAGCGACTGTTTGAGGATGCCCAGCGGCTCTCAGACACGCTGAACAG cctcagagaggaggaggctcAGCCCCTGCGGACCCCCGAGGGGGAGCCGGTTGACAGCCAAGACGCGTCCCAGCACTGCCTCTGGGTGGACACGTTCGCACCCCGGCGCTACACGGAGCTGCTCAGTGATGAC TTCACTAACCGCTGCCTCCTCAAGTGGCTGAAGCTGTGGGACCCAGTGGTGTTCGGCAGAGAGAGGCCCGCCCGGAAGCCCAGGCCCAGTGTGGAGCCAGCCTGGGTTGGCAAGGAGGCCACAGCCTCCAGCAGGTGGAAGAGCCACCAGCAAGCGCTGGAGGACATGCTGGAGGCCGAGCCGGACCCGAGCCAGCGGCCCCGGCAGAAG GTGGCACTGCTGTGTGGCCCCCCTGGGCTGGGCAAGACCACGCTGGCCCATGTGATTGCACGGCACGCTGGGTACTCCGTAGTGGAGATGAACGCGAG TGACGACCGCAGCCCTGAGGCCTTCCGCATGCGCATCGAGGCAGCCACGCAGATGGAGTCGGTGCTGGGTGCTGGCGGGACTCCCAACTGCCTGGTCATTGATGAAATTGACGGAGCCCCCATG GCTGCTGTCAACATTCTCCTGGGCATCCTGGACCGGAAGGGCCCGCAGGAGGCAGAGCCAGGGGGTCTGGCTGTGCCCACAGGCGTGGGTCGGCGGCGCTGGGCAGAGGGGGTGCTCCTGATGAGGCCTATCGTCTGCATCTGCAACGACCC GTTCGTGCCCTCCCTGCGGCATCTGAAGCAACAGGCCTTTCTGCTCCACTTTCCGCCCACCCTGCCATCAAGGCTCCTGCAGCGGCTCCAGGAG CAGATCTGCCTGCGGCAGGGCATGCAGGCTGACCCGGGTGCACTGGCAGCCCTCTGTGAGAAGACGCACAATGACATCCGGGCCTGTGTCAACACCCTGCag TTCCTTCACGGGCAGGGCCAGCGGGAGCTGAGTGTGCAGGCTGTGCAGACCACGCACATTGGCCTCAAGGACCAGCGCAAGGGACTCTTCTCCGTGTGGCAGGAAGTGTTCCAGCTGCCGCGGACCCAGAG GCAGCGTGGCGGCCCAGACCCAGCCCTGCTGTTCCCCACGTTCCTGCTCAGTGGCGGGCCCATGGGTGGGGGCCCGCGGGCCGCGGAGCGGCCCCTGACCTTGACTTCACAGCGCCTCTACCGCATTCTGTACGTGGCTGCCTCCGCAGGGGAGCATGAGAAGGTGGTCCAG GGCCTGTTTGACAACTTCCTGCGCCTGCGGCTACGGGACTCCAGCCTCGGCACTGTGTGCACGGCCCTTGACTGGCTGGCCTTCGACGACATGCTGGGCCGGGCCGCCCACCGTGGCCAGAGCTTTCAGCTGCTGCGCTACCTGCCCTTCCTGCCTGCCGCCTTCCACCTGCTCTTCGCCTCCAGCCGCACGCCGAGAGTCGTCTTCCCCAGCAGCCAGCAGGAG GCCCAGAGCCGGACCAGTCGGATGCAGAACCTGATCCAGACGCTGGTGTCGGGCATTGCACCGGCCACCCGCAGCTGGGCTGCACCCCAGGCCCTGGTCCTGGACACGCTCTGCCTGCTTCTGGACATCCTGACGCCCAAGCTGCGGCCT GTGAGCACTCAGCTGTTCAGTGCCCGCGAGAAGCAGCAGCTGGCCAGCCTGGTGGGCACCATGCTTGCTTACAGCCTCACCTACCGCCAGGAGCGCACGCCCGATGGGCTGTATGTCTACAGGCTTGAGCC GAATGTGGAGGAGCTCTGTCGCTTCCCTGAGCTGCCCACCCGCAAGCCCCTCACCTACCAGGCCCAGCAGCTCATCGCCCACGAGATCGAAATGGAGAAGATGCGGCGGGCAGAAGCCCgggctgtgggcagcccccag CAGGTGGATGAGGGGCCTCTGGGGAACGAGGGTCTGCATGGGGTTGCTGAGGAGGAAGGACTGCAGTCACCTACCCTGTGTAGCCACAAGCAGCGGCTGGAGCGCATTGTGAAGAGAGTGGGCGTGGAGGAGCAG CCCGAGAGGGATTTCTTCGGTCGCGTGGTTGTCAGGAGAGCAGCAACCCTGAGCGCAG AGGACGCAACCCCCGAGTTCGACACGGCTGAGCAGCGCATGGGCACGGCGGTGGGCCGGAGTGACGTCTGGTTCCGCTTCAAGGAGGGCGTCTCCAACGCCGTCAGGCGCGGCCTGTACATCAGGGACCTGCTGTAG
- the CHTF18 gene encoding chromosome transmission fidelity protein 18 homolog isoform X6, with amino-acid sequence MEDRGRAAGGAGDDFLSQFAAELEVLAELEGTAAPYLPAGARPLPALHEAAAGGDAGAPRSPDGHPGTREGVATKRPLDPHVGPVGPLPPSTSTGDPGAGWGVGLRPCLPSSRVSPAPRVKRPRLEAVKRLNFGPEDSEEPLLPDSPPGGITPPLSPEAPHELWGDGLPDAGVTRASPATRGAVLRRPPVLEDYVSVTSTGGSRAFLVLGADPTGTGVQSPLLSFDVRWRCRGQLDLLGVSFASLKEQVDSERRQRLFEDAQRLSDTLNSLREEEAQPLRTPEGEPVDSQDASQHCLWVDTFAPRRYTELLSDDFTNRCLLKWLKLWDPVVFGRERPARKPRPSVEPAWVGKEATASSRWKSHQQALEDMLEAEPDPSQRPRQKVALLCGPPGLGKTTLAHVIARHAGYSVVEMNASDDRSPEAFRMRIEAATQMESVLGAGGTPNCLVIDEIDGAPMAAVNILLGILDRKGPQEAEPGGLAVPTGVGRRRWAEGVLLMRPIVCICNDPFVPSLRHLKQQAFLLHFPPTLPSRLLQRLQEICLRQGMQADPGALAALCEKTHNDIRACVNTLQGQRELSVQAVQTTHIGLKDQRKGLFSVWQEVFQLPRTQRQRGGPDPALLFPTFLLSGGPMGGGPRAAERPLTLTSQRLYRILYVAASAGEHEKVVQGLFDNFLRLRLRDSSLGTVCTALDWLAFDDMLGRAAHRGQSFQLLRYLPFLPAAFHLLFASSRTPRVVFPSSQQEAQSRTSRMQNLIQTLVSGIAPATRSWAAPQALVLDTLCLLLDILTPKLRPVSTQLFSAREKQQLASLVGTMLAYSLTYRQERTPDGLYVYRLEPNVEELCRFPELPTRKPLTYQAQQLIAHEIEMEKMRRAEARAVGSPQQVDEGPLGNEGLHGVAEEEGLQSPTLCSHKQRLERIVKRVGVEEQPERDFFGRVVVRRAATLSAEDATPEFDTAEQRMGTAVGRSDVWFRFKEGVSNAVRRGLYIRDLL; translated from the exons ATGGAGGACCGAGGGCGCGCGGCGGGCGGCGCCGGGGACGATTTCCTCAGCCAGTTCGCGGCCGAGCTCGAGGTGCTGGCCGAGCTGGAAG GGACGGCGGCCCCGTACCTCCCCGCGGGCGCTCGGCCCCTGCCGGCGCTCCACGAGGCCGCTGCTGGAGGGGACGCCGGCGCTCCCCGCTCTCCTGACGGACATCCGGGGACACGCGAGGGCGTAGCCACCAAAAGGCCGCTGGACCCCCACGTCGGGCCGGTCGGGCCCCTGCCCCCCAGTACTTCCACAGGGGACCCCGGCGCAGGGTGGGGTGTGGGGCTGCGGCCGTGCCTCCCTTCCTCCCGTGTCTCCCCAGCCCCCCGAGTCAAGCGGCCCAGGCTGGAGGCTGTCAAGAGGCTGAACTTTGGGCCTGAAGACTCGGAAGAGCCGCTCCTTCCCGACTCCCCCCCTGGGGGCATCACACCCCCGCTGAGTCCCGAGGCCCCCCACGAGCTGTGGGGTGACGG GCTCCCAGACGCGGGGGTCACACGGGCCTCCCCAGCCACCCGCGGTGCCGTTCTGAGGCGGCCCCCAGTCCTGGAGGACTATGTCAGCGTGACCTCCACGGGAGGCAGCCGGGCGTTTCTGGTGCTGGGGGCCGACCCCACGGGCACTGGGGTGCAG AGCCCTCTCCTTAGCTTTGACGTCCGGTGGCGCTGCCGTGGCCAGCTAGACCTGCTGGGTGTGTCCTTCGCCTCCCTCAAGGAGCAGGTGGACAGCGAG CGGCGGCAGCGACTGTTTGAGGATGCCCAGCGGCTCTCAGACACGCTGAACAG cctcagagaggaggaggctcAGCCCCTGCGGACCCCCGAGGGGGAGCCGGTTGACAGCCAAGACGCGTCCCAGCACTGCCTCTGGGTGGACACGTTCGCACCCCGGCGCTACACGGAGCTGCTCAGTGATGAC TTCACTAACCGCTGCCTCCTCAAGTGGCTGAAGCTGTGGGACCCAGTGGTGTTCGGCAGAGAGAGGCCCGCCCGGAAGCCCAGGCCCAGTGTGGAGCCAGCCTGGGTTGGCAAGGAGGCCACAGCCTCCAGCAGGTGGAAGAGCCACCAGCAAGCGCTGGAGGACATGCTGGAGGCCGAGCCGGACCCGAGCCAGCGGCCCCGGCAGAAG GTGGCACTGCTGTGTGGCCCCCCTGGGCTGGGCAAGACCACGCTGGCCCATGTGATTGCACGGCACGCTGGGTACTCCGTAGTGGAGATGAACGCGAG TGACGACCGCAGCCCTGAGGCCTTCCGCATGCGCATCGAGGCAGCCACGCAGATGGAGTCGGTGCTGGGTGCTGGCGGGACTCCCAACTGCCTGGTCATTGATGAAATTGACGGAGCCCCCATG GCTGCTGTCAACATTCTCCTGGGCATCCTGGACCGGAAGGGCCCGCAGGAGGCAGAGCCAGGGGGTCTGGCTGTGCCCACAGGCGTGGGTCGGCGGCGCTGGGCAGAGGGGGTGCTCCTGATGAGGCCTATCGTCTGCATCTGCAACGACCC GTTCGTGCCCTCCCTGCGGCATCTGAAGCAACAGGCCTTTCTGCTCCACTTTCCGCCCACCCTGCCATCAAGGCTCCTGCAGCGGCTCCAGGAG ATCTGCCTGCGGCAGGGCATGCAGGCTGACCCGGGTGCACTGGCAGCCCTCTGTGAGAAGACGCACAATGACATCCGGGCCTGTGTCAACACCCTGCag GGCCAGCGGGAGCTGAGTGTGCAGGCTGTGCAGACCACGCACATTGGCCTCAAGGACCAGCGCAAGGGACTCTTCTCCGTGTGGCAGGAAGTGTTCCAGCTGCCGCGGACCCAGAG GCAGCGTGGCGGCCCAGACCCAGCCCTGCTGTTCCCCACGTTCCTGCTCAGTGGCGGGCCCATGGGTGGGGGCCCGCGGGCCGCGGAGCGGCCCCTGACCTTGACTTCACAGCGCCTCTACCGCATTCTGTACGTGGCTGCCTCCGCAGGGGAGCATGAGAAGGTGGTCCAG GGCCTGTTTGACAACTTCCTGCGCCTGCGGCTACGGGACTCCAGCCTCGGCACTGTGTGCACGGCCCTTGACTGGCTGGCCTTCGACGACATGCTGGGCCGGGCCGCCCACCGTGGCCAGAGCTTTCAGCTGCTGCGCTACCTGCCCTTCCTGCCTGCCGCCTTCCACCTGCTCTTCGCCTCCAGCCGCACGCCGAGAGTCGTCTTCCCCAGCAGCCAGCAGGAG GCCCAGAGCCGGACCAGTCGGATGCAGAACCTGATCCAGACGCTGGTGTCGGGCATTGCACCGGCCACCCGCAGCTGGGCTGCACCCCAGGCCCTGGTCCTGGACACGCTCTGCCTGCTTCTGGACATCCTGACGCCCAAGCTGCGGCCT GTGAGCACTCAGCTGTTCAGTGCCCGCGAGAAGCAGCAGCTGGCCAGCCTGGTGGGCACCATGCTTGCTTACAGCCTCACCTACCGCCAGGAGCGCACGCCCGATGGGCTGTATGTCTACAGGCTTGAGCC GAATGTGGAGGAGCTCTGTCGCTTCCCTGAGCTGCCCACCCGCAAGCCCCTCACCTACCAGGCCCAGCAGCTCATCGCCCACGAGATCGAAATGGAGAAGATGCGGCGGGCAGAAGCCCgggctgtgggcagcccccag CAGGTGGATGAGGGGCCTCTGGGGAACGAGGGTCTGCATGGGGTTGCTGAGGAGGAAGGACTGCAGTCACCTACCCTGTGTAGCCACAAGCAGCGGCTGGAGCGCATTGTGAAGAGAGTGGGCGTGGAGGAGCAG CCCGAGAGGGATTTCTTCGGTCGCGTGGTTGTCAGGAGAGCAGCAACCCTGAGCGCAG AGGACGCAACCCCCGAGTTCGACACGGCTGAGCAGCGCATGGGCACGGCGGTGGGCCGGAGTGACGTCTGGTTCCGCTTCAAGGAGGGCGTCTCCAACGCCGTCAGGCGCGGCCTGTACATCAGGGACCTGCTGTAG
- the CHTF18 gene encoding chromosome transmission fidelity protein 18 homolog isoform X7 yields MEDRGRAAGGAGDDFLSQFAAELEVLAELEGTAAPYLPAGARPLPALHEAAAGGDAGAPRSPDGHPGTREGVATKRPLDPHVGPVGPLPPTPRVKRPRLEAVKRLNFGPEDSEEPLLPDSPPGGITPPLSPEAPHELWGDGLPDAGVTRASPATRGAVLRRPPVLEDYVSVTSTGGSRAFLVLGADPTGTGVQSPLLSFDVRWRCRGQLDLLGVSFASLKEQVDSERRQRLFEDAQRLSDTLNSLREEEAQPLRTPEGEPVDSQDASQHCLWVDTFAPRRYTELLSDDFTNRCLLKWLKLWDPVVFGRERPARKPRPSVEPAWVGKEATASSRWKSHQQALEDMLEAEPDPSQRPRQKVALLCGPPGLGKTTLAHVIARHAGYSVVEMNASDDRSPEAFRMRIEAATQMESVLGAGGTPNCLVIDEIDGAPMAAVNILLGILDRKGPQEAEPGGLAVPTGVGRRRWAEGVLLMRPIVCICNDPFVPSLRHLKQQAFLLHFPPTLPSRLLQRLQEQICLRQGMQADPGALAALCEKTHNDIRACVNTLQFLHGQGQRELSVQAVQTTHIGLKDQRKGLFSVWQEVFQLPRTQRQRGGPDPALLFPTFLLSGGPMGGGPRAAERPLTLTSQRLYRILYVAASAGEHEKVVQGLFDNFLRLRLRDSSLGTVCTALDWLAFDDMLGRAAHRGQSFQLLRYLPFLPAAFHLLFASSRTPRVVFPSSQQEAQSRTSRMQNLIQTLVSGIAPATRSWAAPQALVLDTLCLLLDILTPKLRPVSTQLFSAREKQQLASLVGTMLAYSLTYRQERTPDGLYVYRLEPNVEELCRFPELPTRKPLTYQAQQLIAHEIEMEKMRRAEARAVGSPQQVDEGPLGNEGLHGVAEEEGLQSPTLCSHKQRLERIVKRVGVEEQPERDFFGRVVVRRAATLSAEDATPEFDTAEQRMGTAVGRSDVWFRFKEGVSNAVRRGLYIRDLL; encoded by the exons ATGGAGGACCGAGGGCGCGCGGCGGGCGGCGCCGGGGACGATTTCCTCAGCCAGTTCGCGGCCGAGCTCGAGGTGCTGGCCGAGCTGGAAG GGACGGCGGCCCCGTACCTCCCCGCGGGCGCTCGGCCCCTGCCGGCGCTCCACGAGGCCGCTGCTGGAGGGGACGCCGGCGCTCCCCGCTCTCCTGACGGACATCCGGGGACACGCGAGGGCGTAGCCACCAAAAGGCCGCTGGACCCCCACGTCGGGCCGGTCGGGCCCCTGCCCCCCA CCCCCCGAGTCAAGCGGCCCAGGCTGGAGGCTGTCAAGAGGCTGAACTTTGGGCCTGAAGACTCGGAAGAGCCGCTCCTTCCCGACTCCCCCCCTGGGGGCATCACACCCCCGCTGAGTCCCGAGGCCCCCCACGAGCTGTGGGGTGACGG GCTCCCAGACGCGGGGGTCACACGGGCCTCCCCAGCCACCCGCGGTGCCGTTCTGAGGCGGCCCCCAGTCCTGGAGGACTATGTCAGCGTGACCTCCACGGGAGGCAGCCGGGCGTTTCTGGTGCTGGGGGCCGACCCCACGGGCACTGGGGTGCAG AGCCCTCTCCTTAGCTTTGACGTCCGGTGGCGCTGCCGTGGCCAGCTAGACCTGCTGGGTGTGTCCTTCGCCTCCCTCAAGGAGCAGGTGGACAGCGAG CGGCGGCAGCGACTGTTTGAGGATGCCCAGCGGCTCTCAGACACGCTGAACAG cctcagagaggaggaggctcAGCCCCTGCGGACCCCCGAGGGGGAGCCGGTTGACAGCCAAGACGCGTCCCAGCACTGCCTCTGGGTGGACACGTTCGCACCCCGGCGCTACACGGAGCTGCTCAGTGATGAC TTCACTAACCGCTGCCTCCTCAAGTGGCTGAAGCTGTGGGACCCAGTGGTGTTCGGCAGAGAGAGGCCCGCCCGGAAGCCCAGGCCCAGTGTGGAGCCAGCCTGGGTTGGCAAGGAGGCCACAGCCTCCAGCAGGTGGAAGAGCCACCAGCAAGCGCTGGAGGACATGCTGGAGGCCGAGCCGGACCCGAGCCAGCGGCCCCGGCAGAAG GTGGCACTGCTGTGTGGCCCCCCTGGGCTGGGCAAGACCACGCTGGCCCATGTGATTGCACGGCACGCTGGGTACTCCGTAGTGGAGATGAACGCGAG TGACGACCGCAGCCCTGAGGCCTTCCGCATGCGCATCGAGGCAGCCACGCAGATGGAGTCGGTGCTGGGTGCTGGCGGGACTCCCAACTGCCTGGTCATTGATGAAATTGACGGAGCCCCCATG GCTGCTGTCAACATTCTCCTGGGCATCCTGGACCGGAAGGGCCCGCAGGAGGCAGAGCCAGGGGGTCTGGCTGTGCCCACAGGCGTGGGTCGGCGGCGCTGGGCAGAGGGGGTGCTCCTGATGAGGCCTATCGTCTGCATCTGCAACGACCC GTTCGTGCCCTCCCTGCGGCATCTGAAGCAACAGGCCTTTCTGCTCCACTTTCCGCCCACCCTGCCATCAAGGCTCCTGCAGCGGCTCCAGGAG CAGATCTGCCTGCGGCAGGGCATGCAGGCTGACCCGGGTGCACTGGCAGCCCTCTGTGAGAAGACGCACAATGACATCCGGGCCTGTGTCAACACCCTGCag TTCCTTCACGGGCAGGGCCAGCGGGAGCTGAGTGTGCAGGCTGTGCAGACCACGCACATTGGCCTCAAGGACCAGCGCAAGGGACTCTTCTCCGTGTGGCAGGAAGTGTTCCAGCTGCCGCGGACCCAGAG GCAGCGTGGCGGCCCAGACCCAGCCCTGCTGTTCCCCACGTTCCTGCTCAGTGGCGGGCCCATGGGTGGGGGCCCGCGGGCCGCGGAGCGGCCCCTGACCTTGACTTCACAGCGCCTCTACCGCATTCTGTACGTGGCTGCCTCCGCAGGGGAGCATGAGAAGGTGGTCCAG GGCCTGTTTGACAACTTCCTGCGCCTGCGGCTACGGGACTCCAGCCTCGGCACTGTGTGCACGGCCCTTGACTGGCTGGCCTTCGACGACATGCTGGGCCGGGCCGCCCACCGTGGCCAGAGCTTTCAGCTGCTGCGCTACCTGCCCTTCCTGCCTGCCGCCTTCCACCTGCTCTTCGCCTCCAGCCGCACGCCGAGAGTCGTCTTCCCCAGCAGCCAGCAGGAG GCCCAGAGCCGGACCAGTCGGATGCAGAACCTGATCCAGACGCTGGTGTCGGGCATTGCACCGGCCACCCGCAGCTGGGCTGCACCCCAGGCCCTGGTCCTGGACACGCTCTGCCTGCTTCTGGACATCCTGACGCCCAAGCTGCGGCCT GTGAGCACTCAGCTGTTCAGTGCCCGCGAGAAGCAGCAGCTGGCCAGCCTGGTGGGCACCATGCTTGCTTACAGCCTCACCTACCGCCAGGAGCGCACGCCCGATGGGCTGTATGTCTACAGGCTTGAGCC GAATGTGGAGGAGCTCTGTCGCTTCCCTGAGCTGCCCACCCGCAAGCCCCTCACCTACCAGGCCCAGCAGCTCATCGCCCACGAGATCGAAATGGAGAAGATGCGGCGGGCAGAAGCCCgggctgtgggcagcccccag CAGGTGGATGAGGGGCCTCTGGGGAACGAGGGTCTGCATGGGGTTGCTGAGGAGGAAGGACTGCAGTCACCTACCCTGTGTAGCCACAAGCAGCGGCTGGAGCGCATTGTGAAGAGAGTGGGCGTGGAGGAGCAG CCCGAGAGGGATTTCTTCGGTCGCGTGGTTGTCAGGAGAGCAGCAACCCTGAGCGCAG AGGACGCAACCCCCGAGTTCGACACGGCTGAGCAGCGCATGGGCACGGCGGTGGGCCGGAGTGACGTCTGGTTCCGCTTCAAGGAGGGCGTCTCCAACGCCGTCAGGCGCGGCCTGTACATCAGGGACCTGCTGTAG